Proteins co-encoded in one Waddlia chondrophila WSU 86-1044 genomic window:
- a CDS encoding sugar transferase: MEPSFSALKIRHLPVKRVFDLFFSLMALSFGLPFFLLIAVMIKCSSKGKIIYSQTRVGRGGKTFHCYKFRTMYQDADFRLQTLLKQNPSARKEWGKTRKLKNDPRITRLGKFLRRTSLDELPQFYNVLKGDLSIVGPRPVVPEEINRFFGVKAHKVLSVRPGLTGIWQVSGRNNTSYSHRVHLDETYVDTRSLWLDLKLICKTVPCMIFAKGAY, from the coding sequence ATGGAGCCCTCATTTTCAGCATTAAAAATCCGACACCTGCCAGTTAAACGGGTGTTTGATCTCTTCTTCAGCCTGATGGCCTTAAGCTTTGGACTTCCTTTTTTCCTCCTCATAGCAGTGATGATCAAATGCTCTTCAAAAGGCAAAATCATTTACAGTCAAACGCGTGTGGGACGCGGAGGAAAAACATTTCATTGTTATAAGTTCCGCACCATGTACCAAGATGCCGATTTTCGTTTACAGACATTGCTTAAACAGAATCCTTCTGCAAGGAAAGAATGGGGAAAAACAAGAAAGCTCAAAAACGATCCCCGTATTACTCGGCTAGGAAAATTTTTACGTAGAACATCTTTAGACGAGCTGCCGCAATTCTATAACGTTTTAAAAGGTGATCTCAGTATTGTCGGGCCCCGCCCAGTCGTACCGGAAGAGATCAACCGCTTTTTCGGTGTTAAAGCGCATAAGGTTTTGTCTGTCAGGCCAGGCCTTACAGGAATTTGGCAAGTGTCTGGCCGCAACAACACCAGCTACTCTCATCGTGTGCATTTAGATGAAACTTACGTCGACACTCGCTCACTTTGGCTAGATCTGAAGCTCATCTGTAAAACAGTCCCCTGCATGATCTTTGCTAAAGGAGCTTATTAG
- a CDS encoding bifunctional 5,10-methylenetetrahydrofolate dehydrogenase/5,10-methenyltetrahydrofolate cyclohydrolase, translated as MDIDGKTLSKQIRNAIREEVKILKGRKPYLAVILVGKNPASQIYTNRKVKACKEAGMQSKLIQLPDSISQQELIDHIEQLNKNSEVDGILVQLPLPPQIDPDRIAETVCPEKDVDGFHPINLGKLLLGNGEGFIPCTPLGIRKLIEHYKIETSGKHIVILGRSNIVGKPLAALLMHQASYGNATVTIANSRTKNLSKITQQADILIAAIGKPKFITKSMIKRNAIVIDVGINRLDDSSLAGDVDYADAKGHCSMITPVPGGVGPMTIAMLLHNTLKSYRTRV; from the coding sequence ATGGACATCGACGGAAAAACTCTATCTAAACAAATCAGAAATGCGATCAGAGAGGAAGTAAAAATTCTTAAAGGCCGTAAGCCCTATTTAGCAGTCATCCTCGTTGGAAAAAATCCCGCATCTCAAATCTACACCAACAGAAAAGTAAAAGCGTGCAAGGAAGCTGGGATGCAGTCAAAGCTCATTCAGCTTCCCGATTCCATCTCTCAACAAGAGCTGATCGATCACATTGAACAACTAAACAAAAACAGCGAAGTTGACGGCATCTTAGTCCAACTTCCCCTGCCGCCGCAAATTGATCCCGACCGAATCGCCGAAACAGTCTGCCCGGAAAAAGATGTCGACGGATTTCATCCCATCAACCTCGGTAAACTTCTCTTAGGAAACGGTGAAGGATTTATCCCCTGCACCCCTCTTGGAATCAGAAAGTTGATCGAACACTATAAGATCGAAACTTCGGGAAAACACATCGTCATTCTCGGCAGAAGCAACATCGTAGGAAAACCATTGGCTGCCCTACTGATGCATCAAGCCTCTTACGGCAACGCCACAGTCACAATTGCCAATAGCCGAACGAAGAATTTAAGTAAAATCACACAGCAAGCAGATATTCTCATCGCCGCAATCGGCAAACCGAAGTTCATCACAAAATCCATGATCAAAAGAAACGCTATTGTCATTGATGTCGGCATTAATCGCTTAGATGACAGTTCTTTAGCAGGCGATGTAGACTATGCAGACGCCAAAGGGCATTGCAGCATGATCACTCCCGTTCCAGGAGGAGTAGGCCCAATGACAATAGCCATGCTTCTGCATAACACATTAAAAAGCTACCGCACCCGTGTATAA
- a CDS encoding FAD:protein FMN transferase: protein MYKHLIFFLAAILLFSCSQSNENSVTHFNGIKMTVPYRITIGSPLSSRQKTEVQNIIEQTFDEINNIYNKWNPHSEISALNRAEANKEHPLSPALYQFLVQVEELVNQTEGRFDPTIEPMQKLWKNAFGKGVFPSQSEIDTLLPSVGWHHIHLTANGIWKDDSRSSLDLGGIAKGYAIDLIAQRLEKAGYRNLYVEWGGDIAVKGQHPEGRPWRVLVTKWGAPDDTQTVAELKNLAIASSGDYLQNWSIEGNVYTHIFNPCTGEPMKITRQSICSVTVVASNCLLADTIATTAMLFGTKQEAEEWLEHLKDRYPELQYWVYKR, encoded by the coding sequence GTGTATAAACATTTAATCTTTTTCCTGGCAGCCATTCTCCTTTTTAGCTGCAGCCAATCCAATGAAAATTCTGTCACCCACTTCAATGGAATTAAGATGACAGTCCCCTACCGCATTACAATTGGCAGCCCTCTAAGCAGTCGACAAAAAACTGAAGTGCAAAACATCATTGAGCAGACATTCGACGAAATCAACAACATTTACAATAAATGGAACCCTCATTCCGAAATCAGCGCTCTCAATCGTGCAGAAGCAAATAAAGAGCACCCTCTTTCCCCTGCCCTTTATCAGTTTCTTGTTCAAGTTGAAGAGCTCGTCAACCAAACCGAAGGGCGTTTCGATCCAACAATTGAGCCTATGCAAAAGCTATGGAAAAACGCTTTTGGAAAAGGTGTTTTTCCTTCGCAAAGCGAAATTGATACGCTTCTTCCAAGCGTCGGGTGGCATCATATCCACTTAACTGCAAATGGAATCTGGAAAGATGACTCGAGGTCCTCTTTAGACCTGGGAGGCATTGCTAAAGGCTATGCCATCGACTTAATCGCCCAAAGACTGGAAAAAGCCGGCTACCGCAACCTTTACGTAGAGTGGGGTGGAGATATAGCCGTTAAGGGGCAGCATCCGGAAGGCAGGCCTTGGAGGGTACTTGTTACTAAATGGGGAGCACCAGACGATACGCAGACAGTTGCCGAATTAAAAAATCTGGCGATTGCCTCAAGCGGCGATTATTTGCAAAATTGGAGCATTGAAGGCAACGTATATACCCATATCTTCAATCCTTGCACAGGAGAACCAATGAAGATCACTAGGCAATCAATCTGCAGCGTCACAGTCGTTGCTTCCAATTGTTTGTTGGCTGACACCATTGCAACAACAGCTATGCTATTCGGTACAAAACAAGAAGCAGAAGAGTGGTTGGAACATTTGAAGGACCGCTATCCCGAACTTCAATATTGGGTCTATAAACGATAG
- a CDS encoding SycD/LcrH family type III secretion system chaperone has translation MEEMENAEEYKIPKEAIEKLKDPEVIRKQVKEGKTFQEIIGYSSDTMEKFYTIARNLFERQEYNKSADAFVFLTTLNPYVHHYWLGLGMAEQLNGGYQGALLAYAMAILTNPENPAAHYQSASCYRSLNDTKNALMSYELAVRCCGEADEFMTLRSQAESAIEALKK, from the coding sequence ATGGAAGAGATGGAAAATGCTGAAGAGTATAAAATTCCTAAAGAGGCAATTGAAAAGCTAAAGGATCCGGAAGTGATTCGAAAGCAGGTGAAAGAGGGAAAAACTTTTCAGGAAATCATTGGTTATTCGTCTGACACGATGGAAAAGTTTTACACCATTGCCCGGAATTTATTTGAGAGGCAGGAGTACAACAAATCAGCAGATGCTTTTGTGTTTTTAACAACGCTTAATCCTTATGTTCACCATTATTGGCTAGGGTTGGGGATGGCAGAGCAGTTGAATGGTGGATATCAGGGGGCGCTTTTAGCCTATGCGATGGCAATTTTAACCAATCCGGAAAATCCGGCTGCGCACTATCAGTCTGCCAGCTGCTACCGTTCATTAAATGATACAAAGAATGCTTTGATGTCGTATGAGCTGGCAGTCAGGTGTTGTGGAGAAGCTGACGAATTTATGACATTGAGATCGCAAGCGGAGTCTGCGATTGAGGCTCTTAAAAAATAG
- the recF gene encoding DNA replication/repair protein RecF (All proteins in this family for which functions are known are DNA-binding proteins that assist the filamentation of RecA onto DNA for the initiation of recombination or recombinational repair.) produces MQVKALLLRNFRSYEKAQFTFGPQNNLIIGPNARGKTTILEAIYLLITGRSFRSRNLDEMVREGESGFYVEALYENQEIDHSIRFIYEKRQRQIYTNRHPCRSLSDLIGQLQGALMLPDDVQLVKGAPSRRREFLDLQLAQMNPLYVHHLTRYSRAMQQRNTLLKAQNEQAIDLFEKEMAASGAYLIAERKRIVDLLAQDCARVQDRLSLGKETVSLDYLAKHSPENLSEQYEKMRKREMKMGFSLIGPHLDDLTLKLGDREARLFASEGQKKSLTTALKFAEWIQLNTHSDSVPLMLIDDVGVSLDGGRRERLISLLDTFSQVFVTSTEPLNFHSDARETNHITL; encoded by the coding sequence ATGCAGGTTAAAGCGCTCCTTTTGCGCAATTTTCGATCGTATGAAAAAGCGCAGTTTACCTTCGGCCCTCAAAATAATTTAATCATAGGCCCTAATGCACGCGGAAAGACCACAATATTAGAAGCCATTTACCTTCTTATTACCGGTCGGTCTTTTCGCTCTAGAAATCTCGATGAGATGGTGCGTGAAGGTGAGAGCGGATTTTATGTCGAGGCGCTTTACGAAAATCAAGAGATCGATCATTCGATTCGATTTATTTACGAAAAGCGGCAAAGGCAGATTTATACCAACCGCCATCCTTGCCGGTCTCTTTCCGACCTCATCGGACAGCTTCAGGGAGCGTTGATGCTTCCTGATGATGTTCAGTTGGTCAAAGGCGCTCCCAGCCGACGCAGGGAGTTTCTCGATTTGCAGCTTGCGCAAATGAACCCGCTCTACGTTCATCATTTGACCCGTTATAGTCGTGCCATGCAGCAACGCAATACGTTGCTGAAAGCTCAAAATGAGCAGGCAATCGATCTTTTTGAGAAAGAGATGGCAGCTTCTGGTGCCTACCTCATTGCAGAGAGAAAAAGGATTGTCGATCTGTTGGCGCAAGACTGCGCGCGCGTTCAAGATAGACTTTCTTTAGGCAAGGAAACGGTGTCTTTAGATTATCTTGCGAAACACAGCCCGGAAAACCTTTCTGAGCAATATGAAAAAATGAGAAAAAGGGAGATGAAGATGGGATTTTCGTTAATTGGCCCGCATCTTGATGATCTTACACTTAAATTGGGAGATCGGGAAGCGCGGCTTTTTGCGAGCGAAGGGCAGAAAAAAAGTTTGACGACAGCATTAAAGTTTGCAGAGTGGATTCAGTTAAACACTCATTCGGATTCCGTACCGCTTATGTTGATTGATGATGTCGGAGTGAGCTTGGATGGAGGAAGGCGGGAGCGGCTGATCTCTCTTTTAGACACCTTTTCTCAAGTGTTTGTGACGAGCACAGAGCCTTTGAATTTTCATTCGGATGCAAGGGAAACAAACCATATCACCCTTTAA
- the dnaN gene encoding DNA polymerase III subunit beta produces MKFVISTQEFNYLISKCQHVVPPNPTMPVLSNILIEAKNGELILTATDLTVGVRCFTEAKVLEEGSTTLPVKKLASLIRELTSMNVEVTTSENHVTEIISDTSKFKLNGMAGGNYPELPSFADATPIKLTQQQLKEMFFRTSFAVSKDDTRYALTGVFLHIENGRACFVGTDGKRLARTRLDLEIDPSFSGGYIVPIKAVDEILKNLKEEGDATLYLLNDKIAVETENSLHVTKLLSGDYPDVNRVIPDRSGQSLTLHREELLTLLRQVSLFTAEGYHSVRFSFGNGEVKLSANTKDVGEGNVSMPVNYHADQIDIAFDPTFFMDILKHTRGERVTLGVTDSFNPGVITDTEEGTEDSPLFVLMPMRLSENAG; encoded by the coding sequence ATGAAGTTCGTTATTTCCACTCAAGAGTTCAATTATCTGATCAGCAAATGCCAGCACGTTGTGCCTCCAAATCCGACGATGCCGGTTTTATCGAACATTCTCATTGAAGCAAAAAACGGCGAGTTGATTCTCACAGCAACGGATTTGACTGTCGGCGTGCGTTGTTTCACAGAGGCGAAAGTGTTAGAGGAAGGATCGACGACTCTTCCGGTAAAAAAACTGGCTTCTTTGATTCGAGAGTTGACTTCTATGAATGTTGAAGTGACAACGAGTGAAAATCATGTGACCGAAATTATTTCGGACACTTCTAAATTTAAGCTGAATGGGATGGCTGGCGGCAATTATCCCGAACTTCCTTCTTTTGCAGATGCGACTCCTATAAAATTGACCCAGCAACAGCTTAAAGAGATGTTTTTCCGCACCTCTTTCGCAGTGTCAAAAGATGACACCCGGTATGCATTGACTGGAGTTTTTCTTCATATTGAGAATGGAAGAGCATGTTTTGTCGGAACAGACGGAAAGCGGTTGGCCAGGACTCGCTTAGATTTGGAAATCGATCCTTCATTCAGCGGGGGGTATATCGTTCCAATTAAAGCTGTTGATGAGATCCTCAAGAACTTGAAAGAAGAAGGCGATGCAACTTTGTATCTTCTAAACGATAAAATTGCGGTGGAGACGGAAAACAGCCTTCATGTTACAAAACTTTTATCCGGAGACTATCCCGATGTCAACCGTGTCATTCCCGACCGGTCAGGGCAGTCTTTAACGCTTCATCGCGAAGAGCTGCTGACTCTTTTACGCCAGGTGTCTCTTTTTACTGCTGAAGGGTATCATTCCGTACGCTTTTCCTTTGGAAACGGAGAAGTCAAACTGTCTGCCAACACGAAAGATGTTGGAGAAGGTAATGTTTCCATGCCGGTGAATTATCATGCTGATCAGATCGATATTGCTTTCGATCCAACGTTTTTCATGGATATCTTGAAGCATACTCGAGGAGAGCGGGTGACATTGGGAGTGACTGATTCGTTTAACCCTGGCGTTATCACGGATACTGAGGAAGGAACAGAGGACTCGCCTCTGTTTGTTTTGATGCCCATGCGTTTGAGCGAGAATGCAGGTTAA
- the smpB gene encoding SsrA-binding protein SmpB has product MGKKSSSSELVSNRKARHSYEILDTYEAGIALTGTEVKSLRDNGGSLQEAYIRVKGGELWLLKCHIAPWKYGNIHNHEETRERKLLMHKKEIQRLKAATQEKGLTIVPLALYLKNGKIKVSLAAAKGKTGLDKRKSLKEKDEKRRMQQAMKRDVSH; this is encoded by the coding sequence ATGGGAAAAAAATCGTCATCTTCAGAACTTGTCTCAAACCGCAAAGCACGTCACAGCTACGAGATTCTCGACACCTATGAAGCCGGCATCGCACTGACCGGAACAGAGGTCAAATCTTTAAGAGATAACGGCGGATCGCTGCAAGAAGCCTACATTCGCGTCAAAGGGGGAGAACTTTGGCTGCTTAAATGCCATATTGCCCCATGGAAATACGGCAATATTCACAACCATGAAGAGACCAGAGAACGCAAGCTCCTCATGCACAAAAAAGAGATTCAGCGCCTGAAAGCCGCCACCCAGGAAAAAGGGCTTACAATCGTCCCTCTTGCACTCTATTTGAAGAACGGAAAAATTAAAGTCAGCCTCGCTGCAGCGAAAGGTAAAACAGGCTTGGATAAAAGGAAATCGCTAAAAGAAAAAGATGAAAAACGGCGCATGCAGCAAGCGATGAAGCGCGATGTATCACATTAA
- a CDS encoding 23S rRNA (pseudouridine(1915)-N(3))-methyltransferase RlmH: MYHIKIFSVGKTKEQWLTDAVNEYEKRLCSTVKFECIWAKHDEQLKALSAKEKHLVLLDPNGKLMTSEQFSEFLVDQLECGGSKLTLIIGGSDGIPKELKGKGPQLSLSPLTFTHQMTRLILIEQIYRALEIEKGSNYHRA; the protein is encoded by the coding sequence ATGTATCACATTAAAATTTTTTCAGTAGGCAAGACAAAAGAACAGTGGCTGACAGACGCTGTTAACGAATATGAGAAGCGGCTTTGCTCCACTGTAAAATTTGAATGCATTTGGGCAAAACACGACGAACAGCTAAAAGCTCTTTCCGCGAAAGAAAAACACCTAGTCCTTTTAGATCCGAACGGAAAATTGATGACAAGCGAACAATTTTCCGAATTCCTCGTCGATCAATTAGAGTGCGGAGGTTCAAAGTTGACATTGATCATCGGCGGATCGGATGGAATTCCAAAAGAGCTAAAGGGAAAAGGTCCTCAATTAAGCCTCTCCCCTCTTACTTTTACCCACCAAATGACACGCCTGATTTTGATAGAGCAGATTTATCGAGCCCTTGAAATCGAAAAAGGCTCGAATTATCATCGGGCTTGA
- a CDS encoding PIN/TRAM domain-containing protein, with product MMNACTIFFKLIFSFLSVLFFTLFTATTFSYGFTLYSAVIGVAGGALFSMLVFASDIVFKRVSLKQMNVLTLGLLFGYLLGQSITLILTAVIDLAALTVWPETIALTKAGIFLFCVYFGITFTAKASEEIHASIPFIKFKPSAQRKKDYILDFTALCDTRLIDLAAAGLLDNHLILPRFILKKIYEKAESQQDPANVKARRALEVIKKLEELPELHLKTVETDFPEIKEIQGKLVRLARLLDAYMLTAEANQIEQSSVEGIRIINMHNLAKALKPLTQTGEFISIKVQRYGKEARQGVGYLEDGTMVVINGGAEFIGEMIKAQVLSVKHTSSGRMIFCNAFEDEEGYAEERMAIPDKDDSSAKKYFAL from the coding sequence ATGATGAATGCATGTACAATATTTTTTAAATTAATTTTTTCTTTTTTGTCGGTACTTTTCTTTACACTATTTACCGCAACAACCTTTTCTTATGGATTTACCCTCTACAGCGCTGTCATTGGCGTAGCCGGAGGAGCCTTGTTCAGCATGCTTGTTTTTGCATCGGACATTGTGTTCAAACGGGTCTCGCTAAAACAGATGAACGTTTTGACTCTGGGACTTTTATTCGGCTACCTGCTTGGACAATCGATCACCCTTATCTTAACAGCTGTGATCGATCTTGCAGCATTAACGGTTTGGCCTGAGACGATTGCCTTAACCAAAGCTGGCATCTTCCTGTTTTGCGTCTATTTTGGAATAACCTTCACGGCGAAAGCTTCCGAAGAAATCCACGCAAGCATTCCATTTATCAAATTCAAACCCTCCGCGCAAAGGAAAAAAGATTACATCCTGGACTTTACTGCTCTATGCGATACGCGTTTAATCGACTTGGCAGCGGCCGGATTGCTCGACAACCATTTGATCCTTCCCCGCTTTATTCTTAAAAAAATCTATGAAAAAGCCGAATCTCAACAAGATCCGGCAAATGTCAAAGCCCGGCGCGCGCTGGAAGTGATCAAAAAATTGGAAGAGCTTCCAGAGCTGCATTTAAAAACAGTAGAAACTGACTTTCCGGAAATCAAAGAGATCCAAGGCAAACTTGTACGCCTGGCCAGGCTGCTCGATGCCTACATGTTGACAGCAGAAGCCAACCAAATCGAACAATCCAGCGTTGAAGGGATCCGAATCATCAATATGCACAACCTTGCCAAAGCATTGAAGCCTCTGACACAAACAGGAGAGTTCATCTCGATCAAAGTGCAGCGCTATGGTAAAGAAGCTCGCCAGGGTGTTGGATATCTTGAAGACGGCACCATGGTCGTCATCAACGGCGGAGCTGAATTCATTGGAGAAATGATTAAAGCCCAAGTCCTATCCGTTAAACATACCTCTTCTGGAAGGATGATCTTTTGCAATGCTTTTGAAGATGAAGAAGGATACGCCGAAGAAAGAATGGCGATCCCGGATAAAGACGACTCGTCGGCTAAAAAATACTTCGCCCTATAA
- the acpS gene encoding holo-ACP synthase: MIKGLGTDIIEIDRIEKVFNRYGQKFLDRILSKSEQEYCLKYKNPVQHYAGRFAAKEAIVKALGTGIRKAVSWTDIEILNNNQGKPQVYLSPEVRSHFSDPIIHISISHSKKYATAVAIMEK, from the coding sequence ATGATAAAAGGTCTTGGAACCGACATCATCGAAATTGACCGTATCGAAAAAGTTTTTAATCGATACGGTCAAAAATTTTTAGACAGAATTTTGAGCAAATCAGAACAAGAGTACTGTTTAAAATATAAGAATCCCGTCCAACACTACGCAGGAAGATTCGCTGCAAAAGAAGCGATAGTCAAAGCTCTTGGAACAGGGATACGGAAAGCGGTCTCATGGACTGATATCGAAATCTTGAATAACAATCAGGGGAAACCCCAAGTGTATCTTTCACCGGAAGTCAGATCGCATTTCTCCGATCCGATCATCCATATTTCAATTAGTCATTCAAAGAAATATGCAACAGCCGTTGCTATCATGGAAAAATAG
- the acpP gene encoding acyl carrier protein, producing the protein MATEQEVIDIVVEQLGVDKGDVSLEKSFVEDLNADSLDLTELIMTFEERFGIEISEEEAEKLKTVGDVVNYLEKTKS; encoded by the coding sequence ATGGCTACAGAACAAGAAGTGATCGATATTGTTGTCGAGCAACTAGGTGTAGATAAAGGAGATGTTTCTCTTGAGAAGTCTTTTGTCGAAGACCTCAATGCGGATTCTCTAGATCTTACAGAGTTGATCATGACTTTTGAAGAGCGCTTTGGTATTGAGATCTCCGAAGAAGAAGCTGAAAAGCTAAAAACTGTTGGAGATGTCGTTAATTATTTGGAAAAAACCAAATCGTAA
- the fabG gene encoding 3-oxoacyl-ACP reductase FabG, producing the protein MRQLLKDQTAIVTGGSAGIGRAITRTFVEHGATIAIFGTHAERGKSVAEEINAQAGGEAVHFFQVDVSDKNRVGQAVNEVLSLFGKVDILVNNAGITRDQLLMKMTEDDWDEVMAVNVKSCYNTCQALVRQMMKARRGKMINMSSVVGLTGNAGQANYAASKSAIIGFSKALAKELAPRNICVNCVAPGFIDTRMTEALGDQQKQAILSQIPFGKMGSVEDVANAVLFLASSLSDYITGQVITVDGGMIL; encoded by the coding sequence ATGCGGCAACTTTTAAAAGATCAGACGGCAATTGTCACAGGAGGAAGTGCAGGGATAGGACGAGCGATTACCCGAACTTTTGTTGAGCACGGAGCAACAATTGCGATTTTTGGCACCCATGCAGAAAGGGGAAAAAGCGTTGCAGAGGAGATCAATGCCCAAGCGGGTGGGGAAGCTGTGCACTTTTTTCAGGTGGACGTGTCTGATAAAAACCGTGTGGGGCAGGCGGTTAACGAGGTTCTGTCTCTTTTTGGCAAGGTGGATATCCTTGTGAATAATGCAGGGATTACACGGGATCAGTTGCTGATGAAAATGACTGAAGATGATTGGGACGAGGTCATGGCGGTTAATGTGAAATCTTGTTACAATACCTGCCAAGCTCTTGTTAGGCAGATGATGAAAGCCAGACGTGGAAAAATGATCAATATGAGCTCAGTTGTTGGTCTAACAGGAAATGCAGGGCAAGCGAATTATGCCGCTTCGAAGTCGGCAATCATTGGATTTTCCAAAGCGTTGGCAAAGGAGCTGGCTCCGAGAAATATTTGCGTAAACTGCGTTGCTCCCGGATTTATAGACACAAGAATGACAGAGGCTTTAGGCGACCAGCAAAAACAGGCAATTTTGTCGCAAATTCCTTTTGGAAAAATGGGAAGCGTTGAAGATGTTGCCAATGCCGTACTATTTTTAGCGAGTTCGTTATCGGACTACATTACAGGTCAAGTGATTACAGTTGACGGTGGAATGATTTTATAA
- the fabD gene encoding ACP S-malonyltransferase has product MKNIAFLFPGQGAQYPGMGKDFYESYQTARAVFEEANERLNRDLASIILNGPEETLTETRNSQVGIYVVSIAILRVLSELFPEMEPSICAGLSLGEYTAATSAGYLSFDDGLPLVQARGQFMNEACESTQGAMAVILGLSPAQVEQIVKSVNLPNDLWAANFNCPGQVVVSGTRKGIDAAAIAAKSMGAKRVLPLQVHGAFHSGLMLDAQKRLAEYVNGTAFGEPKAELVMNVTGEIVEEASVVRDLLISQVSSPVKWQQGIETIEKRGIDLYVEMGPGKALAGFNKRIGVQAPTISVEKIEEIKQLEEALRCGNF; this is encoded by the coding sequence ATGAAAAATATCGCATTTCTTTTTCCCGGACAGGGGGCTCAATATCCCGGGATGGGGAAAGACTTTTACGAAAGTTATCAAACGGCTCGTGCGGTTTTTGAAGAGGCAAATGAGCGTTTGAATAGGGATCTGGCATCGATTATCCTGAATGGACCGGAAGAAACACTTACCGAAACAAGAAACAGTCAAGTTGGAATTTACGTTGTGAGCATTGCGATCTTGCGTGTTCTTTCCGAGCTGTTTCCTGAAATGGAGCCTAGTATTTGCGCCGGATTGAGTTTAGGGGAGTATACAGCCGCGACATCGGCGGGCTACCTTTCTTTCGATGACGGCTTGCCGCTTGTGCAAGCCCGCGGCCAGTTCATGAATGAGGCTTGCGAATCGACGCAAGGGGCGATGGCTGTGATTCTAGGATTGTCTCCTGCGCAAGTGGAACAGATCGTTAAGTCTGTGAACTTGCCTAATGATTTATGGGCGGCTAATTTTAATTGCCCCGGTCAGGTGGTTGTTTCCGGGACCCGAAAGGGGATCGATGCAGCGGCAATTGCTGCGAAGTCGATGGGAGCGAAACGGGTGCTTCCCTTGCAGGTGCATGGAGCGTTTCATAGCGGGTTGATGCTGGATGCACAGAAACGTTTGGCTGAATATGTTAATGGAACAGCATTTGGAGAGCCGAAAGCAGAGCTCGTCATGAATGTAACGGGTGAAATTGTTGAAGAAGCAAGCGTTGTCCGCGATTTGTTGATTTCTCAGGTTTCGAGTCCAGTTAAATGGCAGCAAGGGATTGAAACGATCGAGAAGCGGGGAATAGACCTCTATGTAGAAATGGGACCTGGAAAAGCTTTGGCCGGTTTTAATAAAAGAATCGGAGTTCAGGCGCCAACAATCAGTGTTGAAAAAATTGAAGAGATTAAACAGTTGGAAGAGGCGTTGAGATGCGGCAACTTTTAA